AGACCTAGCGTATTTACACGGCGGTATATTTGACGACAGTACGCGTTTTGACTCTTTAGAAGGCAAAACAACGTCTGAATTTTTAAGAGCTGGCTATAAAGGTACGTTAGTTGGCGTAGGTAGTTACAGTTTTGAAACTGCAAAAGAGGCAATTAACGATGCTAAGTTTGATTTAATCGCCATTGGCCGCCCGCTTATTGCTAACCCAGACTACATTAGCAAAGTTGCAAACAATGAAGAGCTTGTTGCTTATAACGACGAAATGCTCGCTAAACTGATTTAAAATAGTCTAGTTTTAAATAATACAGCCTAGGATTTAAGTCTTAGGCTGACATCTCCACGACATAATTAAGCCATAAAACTCCCACAATTTTTTAACACCTCTGTCAATAAACTTCATTTTTGTTGTCATATTTCAAAACCATACTGTGCCCGCTTTCATAATTACTTTTGATAATTAAAACCAAACGGGACAACAATGTACGCTTTAACAAATAAATCAGTTTTGAGTCTGGCAATTGCTATGGCTGTATCATCAACCGCTTATGCTAACGACAACGAAATAGAAGAAATTACCGTTACTGCCAAACCAACCAGTTACGCAAATAATGTGATTGAGCCTGCAATGCTTGATCAACAAACAACGGTTTCGAGTGTGTTATCGGTAATTGATAACTTACCTGGCATTAGCATAAACGAAGGCGATGCATTTGGTGGCGATGATTGGTCTACAACCATTACTATGCGCGGTTTTAGTATTGACTCAAACCAGCAGCAATTAGGGATGACCGTTGATGGTATTCCTAATGGTGGCTCAAACTACGGCGGGGGTGCTAAAGCTAACCGTTACCTAGATACCGAAAACCTAGCCACTGTAGAAGTAGGGCAAGGCACTTCTGATATTAAATCGGCCTCGCTTGAAGCGCTAGGCGGTACATTTAACTTTGTAAGTAAAGCGCCAAGCCTTGATAAAAGCACTACATTTGCTTATACCTCAGGCAGCCACGATGCAACCCGTTATTACGTTAAGCACGAAACCGGCACTATTTTTGACAATACACAAGCGTATGTAAGTTACTCGCAAACTGATACCAGCCGTTGGATTGGCTCGGGCAGTAATGGGGGTAAAGACAACCAACACGCGGAGCTTAAATTTGTAACAACGCTTACAGATTTAACCATTACAGGGCGTTTATCTTACGATGATGTAAGCGAGACTAACTATAACAGTGTAAGCCTTGAGCAATTTGAACAAACACCAGAGTGGGATCAGCTAACGTGGAACTGGACAGGCGTACCACATTACGACCAAATGTTTGCCGAGGGCTGGGGTACACTTCGAGAAAATACCTTAGCGTATTTAAAGTTTGAATATGCACTTTCGCCAACATCGCTTATTACAGTGAGCCCTTATTATCATAATAACTCGGGCCGAGGCGATTGGATCCCACCTTATTTAACGACCCCAGTAGATGAAAACGGTGACCCAACCACTGAGGGCGGCACTAACGCGCTCTCGTATGGTTTTGTAGATAGCGATGGCAATGCACTTGCGCCAAATGAAGGCTGTACGGCAAGCTTAAGTTGGCCGTGGGAGTCGGGCCCTGGTTTAAACCCTGCGTGTTACGATGATACCGCAACGCCTGTTATGTCGTACCGCCATACACATTACAAAAAAGACCGCCTAGGTGTAACAGCTAACTACCAAGCTACCTTTGGCATGCACGATATAGAAGCCGGCTTTTGGTATGAGCAAAGCGACCGTGATGAATCACGCGATTGGCACAAAGTCATTAATGCCAGCATTTACCACCATTTTGATAGCACACCATACTGGACGCAGTATAAAAACACGTTTGAAACCGACACGCTAAAATGGTACGCGCAAGATTCAATGGCGCTTGGCGATTTTACGCTTAACTTAGGTGTTAAAAAGTACCTTGTTGATATTGAAAAGTACGACCATTACCAAAATGCCACAACAGCTAAAGTTAATAGTGACTCTGATGTGTTATTTAGTGGCGGTATTTTGTATCAATTAAATAATTCAACCGAGTTATTTGCCAGTTACAGTGAAAATTTTGCAGCCATAAAAGACGGTGTACTTGAGCGCGATAGCTCTGATTTATCAGCGATTGAGCCAGAAACCGCTGAAAACATTGACCTAGGTGTACGCTATCAAAACGACGCGCTAAAACTCACGGCAACAGCGTACTCAATAGAATTTGATAACCGCATAACCTTTATAGCACCAGGTAGCGATACCGGCGGTATTGATTACACCATAGGAACAAATGGCTCTTACTTAAATGTAGGCGGTATCGAATCAAAAGGTTTAGAGCTTGCGGCAAGTTATATGCTTAACGAGCAGTGGAGCGTATACAGCTCGTACACAAATAATGATTCAGAATATAAAGGCGATGCACCCGGCTTTGAAGCAGGTGAAAAAGTAATAGACTCAGTTGATGACTTGTTTGTGCTCTCTACAGACTATTACAGCGGCGATTTTCGTTTTGGGCTATCGGCTAAATACACAGGTGAGCGAGGAGATGTTGATGGTTACACTGTGGTTGATTTAAATGCTGGTTACTCAGCTGATGTAAATGCAGGCCCATTTAAAGCTGTGGATATTGCTTTTGTGGTTTATAACATCACTGATAAAAGCTACTTAGCGGGCGGTACGGGCAATGGCAGCACTTATTATATTGGTGCGCCACGTACAGCAGCGGTTACGTTAACTGCAACGTTTTAAACCAATAAACCTATTTTATGCACTGCAGTTGCCTTAAGTTTTGTATTTAGCACTAACAGTATGGCTGCACCGTCTAAAATTTTATTTGGCTCGTGCGGGCATCAAGATAAAGACATTCCAATATTTAATACCATTAATAAAGAGCAGGGCGATTTATTTATATTTTTAGGTGACAACATATACGGCGATACCAACGACATGGCAGTGCTTGCCAATAAATACCAAAAATTAGGTGCAAAGCCTGGTTTTAAAGCGCTGAAAGAGCAAACGCCCATCATTGCGATGTGGGACGATCACGATTTTGGCCAAAACGATATTGGTAAAGACTACCCACATAAAGAGCAATCGCGCCAAATTATGCTCGATTTTTGGGATGAGCCCGCTAATTCTGAGCGCCGAACACGCGCTGATGGTATTTACACCTCTTACATGTATGGAGAAGGCAAGCAAACGGTGCACGTTATTATGCCTGACTTACGCTGGAACCGTGATGCACTTAACCCTGTAAGCGAGCTTGAATATTACACAAAGCGCAAACTTAATAACCAAGGCCCATATAGCCCAACTGAAGTTAAAGGTGCCTCTATGCTTGGCGAGGCGCAGTGGCAATGGCTAGAGCAAGAACTTAAAAAGCCAGCGGCTATAAAGCTAATTGCCTCAAGCTTACAGTTACTACCCGATTTTACAGGGTGGGAGTCGTGGGCTAACTTTCCGGATGATCGCAACCGTTTATTTTCGTTAATTAAAAAGCATAAAGTAAATGGCGTTGTTATCATCAGTGGCGATACGCACTGGGGTGAAATATCAAAGTATCAGCAAAATCTTGATTACCCATTAATAGAAATGACCAGCTCAGGCTTAACTGAAAAATGGAAAGACGTAAGCCCAAATAAACACCGCGTTGGCGATTATACCCACAATGTGAATTACGGCGATTTAAGCATAGATTGGCAACAAGCCGACCCCGCCATATCACTTAAACTTAAAGGGATTGATGGAAAGGTAATAATGCAAAGCGCATTTAGCTTATCAAGCATTAGCCCTTATAAATAAACGGCCTTATAAATACAACGCACAGTGGTTAAAATTAATGCTGTGCGTTTAAACCACCTGCTAACTCGCTGATTTATTAGTGCCAATTTACCGATTGCGCTACCCCTATAAATGAAAATATCTTAAACTGGTTTTACTTCAAGTAAGGACTCCAGTCGTATGCTCAATATTATTCAATCAAACCGTATGGAAGCGCTGCAAGCACAGTTTAATCAGCTGTTAAAAGTAAATCCGTTGCAAAGCCCATTCGATAAAGAAGTGGTATTAGTGCAATCGCCCGGTATGTCGCAGTGGCTAAAAATTGGTTTAAGTGAAGACTTAGGGCTTGCCGCTCAGGTTGATTTTCCGCTGCCCTCAAGTTTTATTTGGCAGTTGTATCAACAGCTATTGCCAAATGTACCTAAAGAGTCGGCCTTTAATAAGCCAAACCTTGCTTGGAAACTATTTGCAATACTGCCAAGCTGTATTGATGAGCCACTTTATTTGCCATTAAAAACCTATTTAGAGGGCGATATAGACGGGCAAAAAACGTTTGCGCTGTGCGAAAAAATTGCCGATGTGTACGACCAATATTTAATGTACCGCCCACATTGGATTGCCACTTGGGATAGCGGCAAAGATGAACTTGATGATGTAGACGTAAGTATTGCCCCGTGGCAACCCGATTTATGGCGAAAGCTGGTGGCGCACAGTAAAGTGCTTGGGCAAAGCCAGTTTCATCGTGCCAATATGCAAGGGCAGTTACTGGCTGCACTTGAAACTATGGATAACAGTTTATTGCCTAAGCGTATTAGCTTATTTGGTATATCGGCCATTGCCAGCTCACAACTTGAAGTGTTTGAGGCATTAAGCAAAAAAACCGAAGTGTTTTTATTTTTTTTCAACCCCAGTGAGCATTATTGGGGCGATATTGTAGATGAAAAAACCGCTGCAAAAATAGCAGCAAAATACGCCAAAATGCCGCTTTTAGAAGCACAGCAAAAAAAACAAACCAACCCCGATGAAGAGTATTACTTTATTGGCAATCCGCTTTTATCATCGTGGGGTAAATTAGGGCGCGACTATTTTGAGCAACTTGTGCAACTTGATGCCCGTTGGATAGATGGCTTTATTGATGCCTTTGACGACACATTACTTGGCCAAGTACAAAGTGAAATTTACCAACTTGCGTTTAAAGGGGAGTCCCTGACCGATAATAAAGAATGGTTTATAAACGATAAAGGCAAACTACTAATAAGTGAAAACGACACCAGTATAACGCTCAGTGATTGCCATACTCCCCTTAGAGAAGTAGAGCGTCTGCACGATTATTTGCTTAATTTGTTTAATCAAAACCCTGCGCTTACCCCCAAAGACATTATCGTTATGATGCCCGATGTTGGCACGTACAGCCCGTATATTGAAGCCGTTTTTGGCGGGGCGCAAAACACCAGCCGTTTTATTCCTTACGCGCTTGCCGATTTAGCCATAGAGCAAGAAAAGCCAGTACTGAGCTCGTTTGCAAGTTTGGCTAATTTACCGTTTTCGCGCTTTGGCGTATCAGATATTCTCGATTTACTGCAAGTGACGCAAATTGCCGAAAAATTTGGCCTTGAAGCGCACGAGTACGAGCAAATTCAATATTGGCTTGAACGCGTTGGCGTAAAATGGGGCATAAATGCTGAACATAAAAGTAGCTTTGACTTACCGGCAATCGATTTAAATACCTGGCAGCATGGGCTTAATCGTTTATTGCTAGGCATAGCGCAGCGAGATGAACAATGCCCGTTTAACGGTATATACAGTGCAGATGAAGTAGAAGGCATGGCGCTAGAAACGCTTAATAAGTTGGTGCACTTTATTGATGTGCTACAAACTTATAAAGAACACTTAACCCCTGATGACACTCTTAGTAATAAGGCGGCTATTTTATCTGAACTAATTGGCGCGTTGTACCACAACGACGGCGACGAAAGCTGGGACTTGCTGATACTACAAAAGGTACTTGAGGAGCTGCAAAAGCATGACGAGAACGGCGATTACAGCCAAGCTGTTTCGCAGCGTATTGTTAGTTACTTAATAAAACAAGGCATTCAAGAAAAAGGCGTAGGACAGCGGTTTTTAGTCGGCCAGGTTAATTTTTGTACGCTTATGCCCATGCGCGCCGTGCCATTTAAAGTAGTGTGTATGCTAGGTTTAAATGATGCTGACTACCCGCGTACCGTGCAACCTATTGGTTTTGATTTAGTGCCGTATTCTAAAAAACAAAAAGGTGACCGTTCACGTAAATTAGACGACCGTTACTTATTTTTAGAAGCGCTACTTAGTGCCCGCGAAAATTTATACATGAGCTATATTGGCCGCTCGTGTTTTGATAACCAACCGCGTATGCCATCAACCTTAGTCAGTGAGCTTTTAGAATATATAGGGCGCAGTTTTACGTTACCTAAAAACAGCATTAACACCTTGCCAGCGTGTTTAATTAACCAACAACACTTACAGCCCTTTAATAGCACTTATTATGCAAAAAGCGATCAGCAAAATAGTGCGCTCAATAACCACAGTTATAACCCAATTTGGCTGCCAAGCGAGACAATTTTACCGCAGCCGCTAAGCGCTATTGATGTAGCAGCCCCAGAGCAACTTGAGCTTGATGTATTTATTCGTAGCGTGTGTAACGCACAAGAGAGCTTTTACCAGCAAACGTTAGGCTTACGCCTGCCCGAATTTAACGAAATAGCAAAAGATGAAGAACCCTTTAGCCTAGATGCGCTGCGCCGCTACTTTTATTTAGATGAAATACTCGAGGCAAACATTAACGAGCAACCACTAAGCACCGAGCAAATACTACAACGTGGTGAGTTGCCACAAGCTAATGTTGGTAATTTAGTGTTTGAAAGCATGGAGCACCGCGTTGATGCCCTTGCAGGGCAAGTAAAAGAGCATATAAAAAGCGGAAAAACCGAGCCAGTTGAGGTCTCGCTGCATATACAAGGCACCACAATTGAGGGGTGGCTTAATCATATTTACTTGCAAAAACAAGTGTTTTACCGCAGTGCCAGTATAAAAGCTAAAGATTTAATTAAAGGCTTTATCTACCACCTTGTAGCGCAAAGCATGGGGCAAAATGTAGAAACCTTATTACTGGGTCTCGACAAGCAAATTAGCTTTGCACCGCTGAGTAAAAGTGATGCAGATAAACACCTTAATGAGTGGTTTGAGCTATACCAAGCGCTGCGTAAAGAGCCCGTGGCGTTTTTTCCGGTAAGTGGCTACGAATATGTAAAAAGCGGCGGTGACATTGGCAAAGCCATTAGCAAGTTTAGCCCACAATATATTGGGCGTGGCGAAGGCGAAAACCCGTATATTCGCTTAACAGTGCAATCGCTCAGCGACTGCCAAGACGAATTTATAAAGTGGAGCGATAAGTTACTTGCACCATTGTTTGAACACGCAAAGGAGAGTGACCATGCAAGCGCTTAACCCACTAACTATGCCACTAACCGGGCAAAGCTTAATAGAAGCCAGCGCCGGTACTGGTAAAACCTATACTATAACAGGCCTTTACTTGCGCTATTTATTAGGGATGCAAATAGAAGGTGAGCTAAATACGCCATTAAGTGTTGAGCAAATATTGGTGGTGACATTTACCGATGCCGCCACGCAAGAAATTAAAGACCGAGTACGCAGCCGAATTATTGCTGCGCGCGATGCACTACTTGGCCAAAACCCAAAAGATGAGTTAATCGAAGGTGTAATAGCCGCAGTGGATGATAAACACCGCGCCTTTGATTTACTTGATGCCGCAGCTAAATCGATGGATGAGGCTGCCATATTTACCATTCATGGTTTTTGTCAGCGAATGTTAAAACAACATGCGTTTGAATCGGGGGTGGCATTTAATCTTGAATTTATTTTGGATGAGCGCGACATACTGCTCGAAACCATAAAAGATTTTTGGCGTGCATTTGTATACCCGCTCAATAAAGAGCGCACCGATGCGATTTTAGAGGTGTTTGCCGCCCCTGAGTCGTTATTCAGCCAAGTAAGTAGTGTGCTTAATAAAGCTAATGCGCATATTACACCGCAGGTAAACCTAGATGATGTATGGCAAGCCCGTGATGAATACATTAATAAAATACCTGCCTTTAAAAAGGCGATATTAGATCAAGAATTTATTGCCGCGCTTAAAGGCTCTGGCTTAAGTGGCTCAAAAACACCAGGTAGAAAGGGCAGCCTTGCAGCACTTGAAGCCTTTTGTGTAGGGGACGACTTATTTTTTCAATTTGGTACTAGCAAATATTCGTTTGAGGTATGGAGCAGCGAAAACTTAAGTGATGCGGCTAATTATAAAAAAAATCAGCCATTATTTACACACCCATTACTGAGCCAGTTTGATGAACTTACCGCCCTTAACAACACCATAAACCAAGGGCTTAAAATTGCCATAGTGCAAACCGCGGCTAAATGGGTAAAAAAAGCCATTGTTAAGCGCAAGCAAGAACAAAGCGTGATCACCCCAGATGACTTACTCACTAATTTATACAGCGCACTTAACAACGAGCAAGGTGATGCACTAGCGCAAAAAATAGCGCAGTTATTCCCTGTCGCTATGATAGATGAGTTCCAAGATACCGATCCGATTCAGTATGGTATTTTTAGTAAAATATACGGCCAAGCAAACACCACGCTTGCCATGATAGGCGACCCTAAACAGGCAATTTATGGCTTTAGGGGGGCTGATATTTTTACCTACATTGGCGCAAAAGAGGCGGTACAAACAGAGCAACAATTTACGCTTGGTACTAATTTTCGCTCAAGCACCGATATAGTAAATAGTGTAAATAGTATATTTGGTAAACACGCAAACAGCTTTATTTATAACGACGCCATACCGTTTAACGCAGTGGCTGCAAAAGGTAAAAAGGCAGAAGACTCTTTTTTAATAGATGGTAAACCGGCTACTGCATTTGAATTTAATGTATTTGTAGATGAAGCCGCTGATGAAAAAAACAAACCGACCAGCAAAGGAGTAGGGCAAGGCCATTTAGCCAGCTATTTTGCAAATAAAATAGTGACCCTGCTTGAGCAAGCCGAGCAAGGGCGAGCGTGTATAGGTGAGCAAGCGGTCAGTGCTGCCGATATTTGTATATTAGTGCGCGACCGTGTTGAAGCACAAATAATGAAAAAAGCCCTCAGCAATGCCAATATTGCCAGTGTGTATTTATCGCGCGAGAGTGTATTTAACCAAGAGCTCAGCCATCACTTACTTAATTTTTTAACCGCGCTGCATGGGCAATATAACGAATCGTTATTACGCGGCGTATTAGCAGGGCCCTTATTTTGTTTAAGTTATAACGAAATTTACGCCCTTGCTGATGATGAAAATAAATGGCAAGAACATCTAAACTTTTTTGCACAGCTTAGTCATATTTGGCACAAACAAGGTGCTATGGCCATGCTTGAGCGCCTATTAAGTCATAATCAACTTAGCGCTAAATGGCAGGGGCTGGGTTATAACGTAGAGCGTTGGCTAACCGACTTTAGGCACCTAGGCGAAATACTTCAGCAAAAACAAATAGAGCTTGAAGGTACGTTACGTTTACTGCGCTGGTTTGCACAAAAGGTAAGTCAACAAGATGGTGAAACCGTACAAGTACGCCTAGAAAGCGATGCCAACTTAGTTAAAATTGTAACAATGCACGCATCAAAAGGGCTTGAATACCCGCTGGTGTTTATGCCCTTTGCAAGTGGCTATCGCGAAACCAAAGAGGCGCTTTATCATGACAAAGGTAAATTGGTTTACGATTTAAGTAAAAATGAAGACGCAATGCAAAAAGCAGAGCAAGAGCGCCTTGCAGAAGATTTACGATTACTGTATGTAGCCCTTACTCGGGCAGTGCATTTTTGCTCGTTAGGCGTTTATAACTTAGGACAAGGACAAAGTAGCCGCTTAGCAATTCAAAGCAGTGCGCTTGGCCATGTTTTATTTTCGGGGCTTGAGCTTAGTAGTAGCCAAATATGGCGCACGCATTTAAGTGAATTTTGTAACGAACATACCTCAATGGTGTATCAGCAATTTACAGCTGAGCAATTAGCACAGCAAGGGCAATTAAGTCTTAATAGCGCATTGCCACAAGGCCAAACGTTAACAGTTAATACAGTAACAGCCAATATAGAGCGAGATTGGCGAGCCACCAGCTTTAGTGCGCTGAGCTTTAAAAAGCACACCGACCATATAGAGCCTGGACGCAGTGATGAAGATCACGAAAAAGATGAGTTTGCCAATACGCAAGATGAAATCCCGTCACCGTATAGTTTTCCAAAAGGGGCTAAACCAGGTAGCTGCTTACACGAAATTTTTGAGCAAATTGATTTTACCAGTGCGCTTGAACACCCGACCAACCAAGAGCAAAATTTATCAGAGGTGGTTAAACACGCGCTTGATAAATTCCATATAAGCGAGAGCTGGCAAGGTGTAACCGAGCAGTGGGTACTTGATGCGCTGCATTGCCCGCTCGATAATCATGGACTCAGCCTAAGCCAATTAGCTCCCAGTGATTGCCTAGTTGAGATGGAATTTAATTTACCGCTTAGTAGCTTAAGTGCGCCAAAGCTTAACGAAGTGCTGGTTAAACATTTTGGTTTTAGCCATCGTGCGC
The sequence above is drawn from the Pseudoalteromonas espejiana DSM 9414 genome and encodes:
- a CDS encoding TonB-dependent receptor domain-containing protein, with translation MYALTNKSVLSLAIAMAVSSTAYANDNEIEEITVTAKPTSYANNVIEPAMLDQQTTVSSVLSVIDNLPGISINEGDAFGGDDWSTTITMRGFSIDSNQQQLGMTVDGIPNGGSNYGGGAKANRYLDTENLATVEVGQGTSDIKSASLEALGGTFNFVSKAPSLDKSTTFAYTSGSHDATRYYVKHETGTIFDNTQAYVSYSQTDTSRWIGSGSNGGKDNQHAELKFVTTLTDLTITGRLSYDDVSETNYNSVSLEQFEQTPEWDQLTWNWTGVPHYDQMFAEGWGTLRENTLAYLKFEYALSPTSLITVSPYYHNNSGRGDWIPPYLTTPVDENGDPTTEGGTNALSYGFVDSDGNALAPNEGCTASLSWPWESGPGLNPACYDDTATPVMSYRHTHYKKDRLGVTANYQATFGMHDIEAGFWYEQSDRDESRDWHKVINASIYHHFDSTPYWTQYKNTFETDTLKWYAQDSMALGDFTLNLGVKKYLVDIEKYDHYQNATTAKVNSDSDVLFSGGILYQLNNSTELFASYSENFAAIKDGVLERDSSDLSAIEPETAENIDLGVRYQNDALKLTATAYSIEFDNRITFIAPGSDTGGIDYTIGTNGSYLNVGGIESKGLELAASYMLNEQWSVYSSYTNNDSEYKGDAPGFEAGEKVIDSVDDLFVLSTDYYSGDFRFGLSAKYTGERGDVDGYTVVDLNAGYSADVNAGPFKAVDIAFVVYNITDKSYLAGGTGNGSTYYIGAPRTAAVTLTATF
- a CDS encoding alkaline phosphatase D family protein; its protein translation is MAAPSKILFGSCGHQDKDIPIFNTINKEQGDLFIFLGDNIYGDTNDMAVLANKYQKLGAKPGFKALKEQTPIIAMWDDHDFGQNDIGKDYPHKEQSRQIMLDFWDEPANSERRTRADGIYTSYMYGEGKQTVHVIMPDLRWNRDALNPVSELEYYTKRKLNNQGPYSPTEVKGASMLGEAQWQWLEQELKKPAAIKLIASSLQLLPDFTGWESWANFPDDRNRLFSLIKKHKVNGVVIISGDTHWGEISKYQQNLDYPLIEMTSSGLTEKWKDVSPNKHRVGDYTHNVNYGDLSIDWQQADPAISLKLKGIDGKVIMQSAFSLSSISPYK
- the recC gene encoding exodeoxyribonuclease V subunit gamma, with translation MLNIIQSNRMEALQAQFNQLLKVNPLQSPFDKEVVLVQSPGMSQWLKIGLSEDLGLAAQVDFPLPSSFIWQLYQQLLPNVPKESAFNKPNLAWKLFAILPSCIDEPLYLPLKTYLEGDIDGQKTFALCEKIADVYDQYLMYRPHWIATWDSGKDELDDVDVSIAPWQPDLWRKLVAHSKVLGQSQFHRANMQGQLLAALETMDNSLLPKRISLFGISAIASSQLEVFEALSKKTEVFLFFFNPSEHYWGDIVDEKTAAKIAAKYAKMPLLEAQQKKQTNPDEEYYFIGNPLLSSWGKLGRDYFEQLVQLDARWIDGFIDAFDDTLLGQVQSEIYQLAFKGESLTDNKEWFINDKGKLLISENDTSITLSDCHTPLREVERLHDYLLNLFNQNPALTPKDIIVMMPDVGTYSPYIEAVFGGAQNTSRFIPYALADLAIEQEKPVLSSFASLANLPFSRFGVSDILDLLQVTQIAEKFGLEAHEYEQIQYWLERVGVKWGINAEHKSSFDLPAIDLNTWQHGLNRLLLGIAQRDEQCPFNGIYSADEVEGMALETLNKLVHFIDVLQTYKEHLTPDDTLSNKAAILSELIGALYHNDGDESWDLLILQKVLEELQKHDENGDYSQAVSQRIVSYLIKQGIQEKGVGQRFLVGQVNFCTLMPMRAVPFKVVCMLGLNDADYPRTVQPIGFDLVPYSKKQKGDRSRKLDDRYLFLEALLSARENLYMSYIGRSCFDNQPRMPSTLVSELLEYIGRSFTLPKNSINTLPACLINQQHLQPFNSTYYAKSDQQNSALNNHSYNPIWLPSETILPQPLSAIDVAAPEQLELDVFIRSVCNAQESFYQQTLGLRLPEFNEIAKDEEPFSLDALRRYFYLDEILEANINEQPLSTEQILQRGELPQANVGNLVFESMEHRVDALAGQVKEHIKSGKTEPVEVSLHIQGTTIEGWLNHIYLQKQVFYRSASIKAKDLIKGFIYHLVAQSMGQNVETLLLGLDKQISFAPLSKSDADKHLNEWFELYQALRKEPVAFFPVSGYEYVKSGGDIGKAISKFSPQYIGRGEGENPYIRLTVQSLSDCQDEFIKWSDKLLAPLFEHAKESDHASA
- the recB gene encoding exodeoxyribonuclease V subunit beta produces the protein MQALNPLTMPLTGQSLIEASAGTGKTYTITGLYLRYLLGMQIEGELNTPLSVEQILVVTFTDAATQEIKDRVRSRIIAARDALLGQNPKDELIEGVIAAVDDKHRAFDLLDAAAKSMDEAAIFTIHGFCQRMLKQHAFESGVAFNLEFILDERDILLETIKDFWRAFVYPLNKERTDAILEVFAAPESLFSQVSSVLNKANAHITPQVNLDDVWQARDEYINKIPAFKKAILDQEFIAALKGSGLSGSKTPGRKGSLAALEAFCVGDDLFFQFGTSKYSFEVWSSENLSDAANYKKNQPLFTHPLLSQFDELTALNNTINQGLKIAIVQTAAKWVKKAIVKRKQEQSVITPDDLLTNLYSALNNEQGDALAQKIAQLFPVAMIDEFQDTDPIQYGIFSKIYGQANTTLAMIGDPKQAIYGFRGADIFTYIGAKEAVQTEQQFTLGTNFRSSTDIVNSVNSIFGKHANSFIYNDAIPFNAVAAKGKKAEDSFLIDGKPATAFEFNVFVDEAADEKNKPTSKGVGQGHLASYFANKIVTLLEQAEQGRACIGEQAVSAADICILVRDRVEAQIMKKALSNANIASVYLSRESVFNQELSHHLLNFLTALHGQYNESLLRGVLAGPLFCLSYNEIYALADDENKWQEHLNFFAQLSHIWHKQGAMAMLERLLSHNQLSAKWQGLGYNVERWLTDFRHLGEILQQKQIELEGTLRLLRWFAQKVSQQDGETVQVRLESDANLVKIVTMHASKGLEYPLVFMPFASGYRETKEALYHDKGKLVYDLSKNEDAMQKAEQERLAEDLRLLYVALTRAVHFCSLGVYNLGQGQSSRLAIQSSALGHVLFSGLELSSSQIWRTHLSEFCNEHTSMVYQQFTAEQLAQQGQLSLNSALPQGQTLTVNTVTANIERDWRATSFSALSFKKHTDHIEPGRSDEDHEKDEFANTQDEIPSPYSFPKGAKPGSCLHEIFEQIDFTSALEHPTNQEQNLSEVVKHALDKFHISESWQGVTEQWVLDALHCPLDNHGLSLSQLAPSDCLVEMEFNLPLSSLSAPKLNEVLVKHFGFSHRALEFNHVKGLLKGFIDLIFCYQGKYYILDYKSNYLGNTPSDYESEQLEQAMSSHQYHLQYLIYTVALHRLLKQRVADYSIETHLGGVYYTFLRGMPAGKGVYFKKLTSEQVNILNGLFSQGAML